The Juglans regia cultivar Chandler chromosome 2, Walnut 2.0, whole genome shotgun sequence genome includes a window with the following:
- the LOC108997158 gene encoding squamosa promoter-binding-like protein 13A isoform X2, which translates to MPVLITPFHSTGKRSLKDWGRSGAWTGRRNLEVIVCMDWHLKAPSWDFTELEQEAFPNTETVGGSSSFGYQRTNEGDFSVDLKLGQLGNSAHDPVNKWKEPGVSKMSSSPSGSSKRARATNNGSNHPVSCLVDGCTSDLSNCRDYNRRHKVCELHSKTPQVIICGQKQRFCQQCSRFHSLEEFDEGKRSCRKRLDGHNRRRRKPQPEPLSRSGNFLSNYQGTQLMPFSSSHVYPATTMVSPAWAGVLNTAADARLHNQQQQLQLLDKEKLFLGSSPSTSSTNYMGGKQLSFLQGGSTILNNQSSLEAPVCQPLLRNIALSENGGTRSKMYGDRLTTGVHDSDCALSLLSSPQSQSSGLALSHMVHPNSVSLVQPLDSSLHGNNLEPMEAVLISSGSDSNIHCQGMFHMASEESPANETPQTFPFRWE; encoded by the exons AT GCCGGTACTGATCACTCCATTTCATAGTACTGGAAAGAGAAGCTTAAAAGATTGGGGGAGATCAGGTGCGTGGACAGGTAGAAGAAATCTAGAAGTGATTGTTTGTATGGACTGGCACTTGAAAGCACCTTCTTGGGATTTCACAGAATTAGAACAAGAAGCCTTTCCCAACACAGAAACAGTAGGTGGTTCAAGTAGTTTTGGATATCAAAGGACCAATGAAGGAGATTTTTCAGTTGATTTGAAGCTTGGTCAGTTGGGTAATTCAGCCCATGATCCAGTGAATAAATGGAAGGAGCCTGGAGTCTCAAAAATGTCATCATCACCTTCCGGATCATCAAAGAGGGCAAGAGCAACTAACAATGGTAGTAATCACCCAGTGTCATGCCTTGTTGATGGCTGCACTTCTGACCTTAGTAATTGTAGGGACTACAATAGACGCCACAAGGTGTGTGAGCTCCATTCCAAGACTCCCCAAGTAATCATTTGTGGCCAGAAGCAAAGGTTCTGCCAGCAGTGCAGCAG GTTCCATTCACTGGAGGAATTTGATGAAGGAAAGAGAAGCTGCAGAAAACGTCTCGATGGACATAATCGGAGGCGAAGAAAGCCTCAACCTGAACCCCTGTCTCGATCTGGGAACTTCTTGTCCAATTACCAAG GCACCCAGTTGATGCCATTCTCCAGTTCACACGTATATCCCGCCACTACCATGGTGAGCCCTGCCTGGGCTGGAGTTCTCAATACTGCTGCAGATGCTAGGCTTCATAACCAGCAGCAACAGTTACAATTACTGGATAAAGAAAAACTATTTCTTGGATCCTCCCCTAGTACTAGCAGCACCAATTATATGGGAGGGAAGCAACTCTCGTTCTTGCAGGGTGGCAGCACCATACTCAACAACCAATCATCTCTTGAAGCTCCTGTCTGCCAGCCGCTTCTGAGGAACATTGCTTTATCGGAAAATGGTGGAACTAGGAGCAAAATGTATGGTGACAGGCTAACAACTGGAGTCCATGACTCGGATtgtgctctctctcttctgtcaTCGCCTCAGTCACAGTCATCTGGCCTTGCTTTGAGCCACATGGTGCATCCCAATTCAGTCTCCCTGGTGCAGCCCTTAGACTCAAGCTTACATGGTAACAACTTAGAGCCCATGGAAGCAGTTCTGATTTCCAGTGGCAGTGACAGTAACATCCATTGCCAGGGAATGTTTCATATGGCGTCTGAGGAATCACCAGCAAACGAAACCCCTCAAACATTTCCCTTTCGGTGGGAGTAA
- the LOC108997158 gene encoding squamosa promoter-binding-like protein 13A isoform X1 → MLLWTNFSLRPVLITPFHSTGKRSLKDWGRSGAWTGRRNLEVIVCMDWHLKAPSWDFTELEQEAFPNTETVGGSSSFGYQRTNEGDFSVDLKLGQLGNSAHDPVNKWKEPGVSKMSSSPSGSSKRARATNNGSNHPVSCLVDGCTSDLSNCRDYNRRHKVCELHSKTPQVIICGQKQRFCQQCSRFHSLEEFDEGKRSCRKRLDGHNRRRRKPQPEPLSRSGNFLSNYQGTQLMPFSSSHVYPATTMVSPAWAGVLNTAADARLHNQQQQLQLLDKEKLFLGSSPSTSSTNYMGGKQLSFLQGGSTILNNQSSLEAPVCQPLLRNIALSENGGTRSKMYGDRLTTGVHDSDCALSLLSSPQSQSSGLALSHMVHPNSVSLVQPLDSSLHGNNLEPMEAVLISSGSDSNIHCQGMFHMASEESPANETPQTFPFRWE, encoded by the exons ATGCTGTTATGGACTAATTTCTCTTTAAGGCCGGTACTGATCACTCCATTTCATAGTACTGGAAAGAGAAGCTTAAAAGATTGGGGGAGATCAGGTGCGTGGACAGGTAGAAGAAATCTAGAAGTGATTGTTTGTATGGACTGGCACTTGAAAGCACCTTCTTGGGATTTCACAGAATTAGAACAAGAAGCCTTTCCCAACACAGAAACAGTAGGTGGTTCAAGTAGTTTTGGATATCAAAGGACCAATGAAGGAGATTTTTCAGTTGATTTGAAGCTTGGTCAGTTGGGTAATTCAGCCCATGATCCAGTGAATAAATGGAAGGAGCCTGGAGTCTCAAAAATGTCATCATCACCTTCCGGATCATCAAAGAGGGCAAGAGCAACTAACAATGGTAGTAATCACCCAGTGTCATGCCTTGTTGATGGCTGCACTTCTGACCTTAGTAATTGTAGGGACTACAATAGACGCCACAAGGTGTGTGAGCTCCATTCCAAGACTCCCCAAGTAATCATTTGTGGCCAGAAGCAAAGGTTCTGCCAGCAGTGCAGCAG GTTCCATTCACTGGAGGAATTTGATGAAGGAAAGAGAAGCTGCAGAAAACGTCTCGATGGACATAATCGGAGGCGAAGAAAGCCTCAACCTGAACCCCTGTCTCGATCTGGGAACTTCTTGTCCAATTACCAAG GCACCCAGTTGATGCCATTCTCCAGTTCACACGTATATCCCGCCACTACCATGGTGAGCCCTGCCTGGGCTGGAGTTCTCAATACTGCTGCAGATGCTAGGCTTCATAACCAGCAGCAACAGTTACAATTACTGGATAAAGAAAAACTATTTCTTGGATCCTCCCCTAGTACTAGCAGCACCAATTATATGGGAGGGAAGCAACTCTCGTTCTTGCAGGGTGGCAGCACCATACTCAACAACCAATCATCTCTTGAAGCTCCTGTCTGCCAGCCGCTTCTGAGGAACATTGCTTTATCGGAAAATGGTGGAACTAGGAGCAAAATGTATGGTGACAGGCTAACAACTGGAGTCCATGACTCGGATtgtgctctctctcttctgtcaTCGCCTCAGTCACAGTCATCTGGCCTTGCTTTGAGCCACATGGTGCATCCCAATTCAGTCTCCCTGGTGCAGCCCTTAGACTCAAGCTTACATGGTAACAACTTAGAGCCCATGGAAGCAGTTCTGATTTCCAGTGGCAGTGACAGTAACATCCATTGCCAGGGAATGTTTCATATGGCGTCTGAGGAATCACCAGCAAACGAAACCCCTCAAACATTTCCCTTTCGGTGGGAGTAA
- the LOC108997158 gene encoding squamosa promoter-binding-like protein 13A isoform X3 has protein sequence MDWHLKAPSWDFTELEQEAFPNTETVGGSSSFGYQRTNEGDFSVDLKLGQLGNSAHDPVNKWKEPGVSKMSSSPSGSSKRARATNNGSNHPVSCLVDGCTSDLSNCRDYNRRHKVCELHSKTPQVIICGQKQRFCQQCSRFHSLEEFDEGKRSCRKRLDGHNRRRRKPQPEPLSRSGNFLSNYQGTQLMPFSSSHVYPATTMVSPAWAGVLNTAADARLHNQQQQLQLLDKEKLFLGSSPSTSSTNYMGGKQLSFLQGGSTILNNQSSLEAPVCQPLLRNIALSENGGTRSKMYGDRLTTGVHDSDCALSLLSSPQSQSSGLALSHMVHPNSVSLVQPLDSSLHGNNLEPMEAVLISSGSDSNIHCQGMFHMASEESPANETPQTFPFRWE, from the exons ATGGACTGGCACTTGAAAGCACCTTCTTGGGATTTCACAGAATTAGAACAAGAAGCCTTTCCCAACACAGAAACAGTAGGTGGTTCAAGTAGTTTTGGATATCAAAGGACCAATGAAGGAGATTTTTCAGTTGATTTGAAGCTTGGTCAGTTGGGTAATTCAGCCCATGATCCAGTGAATAAATGGAAGGAGCCTGGAGTCTCAAAAATGTCATCATCACCTTCCGGATCATCAAAGAGGGCAAGAGCAACTAACAATGGTAGTAATCACCCAGTGTCATGCCTTGTTGATGGCTGCACTTCTGACCTTAGTAATTGTAGGGACTACAATAGACGCCACAAGGTGTGTGAGCTCCATTCCAAGACTCCCCAAGTAATCATTTGTGGCCAGAAGCAAAGGTTCTGCCAGCAGTGCAGCAG GTTCCATTCACTGGAGGAATTTGATGAAGGAAAGAGAAGCTGCAGAAAACGTCTCGATGGACATAATCGGAGGCGAAGAAAGCCTCAACCTGAACCCCTGTCTCGATCTGGGAACTTCTTGTCCAATTACCAAG GCACCCAGTTGATGCCATTCTCCAGTTCACACGTATATCCCGCCACTACCATGGTGAGCCCTGCCTGGGCTGGAGTTCTCAATACTGCTGCAGATGCTAGGCTTCATAACCAGCAGCAACAGTTACAATTACTGGATAAAGAAAAACTATTTCTTGGATCCTCCCCTAGTACTAGCAGCACCAATTATATGGGAGGGAAGCAACTCTCGTTCTTGCAGGGTGGCAGCACCATACTCAACAACCAATCATCTCTTGAAGCTCCTGTCTGCCAGCCGCTTCTGAGGAACATTGCTTTATCGGAAAATGGTGGAACTAGGAGCAAAATGTATGGTGACAGGCTAACAACTGGAGTCCATGACTCGGATtgtgctctctctcttctgtcaTCGCCTCAGTCACAGTCATCTGGCCTTGCTTTGAGCCACATGGTGCATCCCAATTCAGTCTCCCTGGTGCAGCCCTTAGACTCAAGCTTACATGGTAACAACTTAGAGCCCATGGAAGCAGTTCTGATTTCCAGTGGCAGTGACAGTAACATCCATTGCCAGGGAATGTTTCATATGGCGTCTGAGGAATCACCAGCAAACGAAACCCCTCAAACATTTCCCTTTCGGTGGGAGTAA
- the LOC108997080 gene encoding F-box/LRR-repeat protein At5g63520-like, with protein sequence MEGKPLSSPKTNSEPKKPFTVLTPINDDLLHNILSRLPALSFASAACVSKSWNHLCNRILLSRPKLASALSLNPSPRIAVEEVLEKVLSEPIRPHFAIASIGSGFSLIDAFRLITRKLGSRMPFIISTASGIIGRDALTNEFREVKWGDIGGDLDDEVGYVPAEDENNGIVLTVGCVPGLKVDAIPLLRSVKEPRVAMVDKFVMDIKDYTASVSGCTSPVGIIMFGEGLADMKPVIDALDYALPMETVIVGDERGRFLYKSGTESRNVCGSTKYLTDAVALVFAMDRDESVGNIQFHIALSSGVSAVGPIHKAASVKENCSDRTTWLTARRELREGLREVLDGQRILDNINDELENRIESPDLYIGVTKRRKCCVGSEKPRSITSLAFHGVIGADEEYLYVNGINIRTGDYFQFYHSDPTTALSTCSDASSNLKRLKVDGNSSNGCRPRAVAVNIANKEVFGGFIFSCSGRGESFFGRPNVDSTPFTENFPGVPLAGIYCGGEIGRGFSSLIGEGNKEGSVHCSLHVYSSVYLVMSYTTARLEH encoded by the exons ATGGAGGGAAAGCCATTGTCATCGCCAAAGACCAACAGCGAACCCAAAAAGCCGTTTACGGTGCTCACCCCGATCAACGACGACCTTCTCCACAACATTCTCTCCAGGCTACCGGCCTTATCCTTCGCATCGGCGGCGTGCGTTAGCAAATCCTGGAACCACCTCTGCAATCGCATCCTCCTCTCTCGCCCTAAGCTCgcctctgctctctctctcaaccccTCTCCCCGA ATTGCTGTAGAAGAGGTTCTTGAGAAGGTGCTCTCCGAGCCCATTCGGCCGCATTTTGCTATCGCAAGCATTGGCAGTGGATTCAGCTTGATTGATGCTTTTCGGCTT ATAACAAGAAAATTGGGGTCGCGTATGCCTTTTATTATTTCTACGGCTAGTGGAATAATTGGAAGGGATGCTCTTACCAATGAATTTAGAGag GTCAAGTGGGGAGATATTGGTGGTgatttggatgatgaagttGGCTATGTACCCGCGGAAGACGAAAATAACGGCATTGTTTTGACCGTTGGGTGTGTACCTGGATTAAAAGTTGATGCTATCCCACTTTTACGATCGGTAAAG GAACCACGAGTGGCAATGGTTGACAAGTTTGTGATGGATATTAAGGATTACACAGCTTCTGTTTCAGGTTGCACATCCCCAGTTGGGATTATAATGTTTGGA GAAGGGCTTGCTGACATGAAACCCGTTATTGATGCTTTGG ATTATGCTCTGCCAATGGAAACCGTCATTGTGGGTGATGAGAGAGGCCGCTTTCTATACAAAAGTGGGACTGAATCTAGAAATGTCTGTGGGAGTACAAAATACTTAACAGATGCTGTAGCTCTAGTATTTGCGATGGATAGAGACGAGTCCGTTG GTAATATTCAATTCCATATTGCATTGTCAAGTGGTGTATCAGCAGTAGGTCCCATACACAAGGCAGCTTCTGTTAAAGAGAACTGCTCTGATCGTACTACTTGGCTTACTGCTAGAAGGGAACTTAGGGAAGGACTGCGTGAGGTTCTTGATGGCCAAAGAATTCTAGATAATATCAATGATGAG TTGGAAAATCGTATTGAGAGTCCTGATCTGTACATTGGGGTTACAAAACGAAGAAAATGCTGTGTTGGGTCTGAGAAACCAAGGTCAATAACATCCTTGGCATTCCATGGAGTTATAGG CGCAGACGAAGAGTACCTTTATGTCAATGGTATTAACATCAGAACTGGTGATTACTTTCAGTTCTACCATTCAGATCCCACTACTGCATTGTCCACATGCAGCGATGCCTCTTCAAACCTCAAACGTCTGAAGGTAGATGGAAATTCCAGCAATGGCTGTCGCCCGAGGGCTGTTGCTGTTAATATTGCAAATAAGGAAGTTTTTGGAGGGTTTATTTTCTCATGTTCTGGTCGTGGTGAGTCTTTCTTCGGACGCCCCAACGTTGATAGCACTCCATTCACCGAGAACTTCCCGGGGGTTCCATTGGCAGGAATATATTGCGGAGGGGAAATTGGACGTGGCTTTTCAAGCTTGATTGGAGAAGGCAACAAAGAAGGCTCGGTACACTGCAGTCTGCATGTCTATAGTTCTGTTTATCTTGTGATGTCATATACCACAGCTCGTCTAGAGCATTAA